GCGCTGCTCCATCCGCCTCTGCGTATCCAGATACGCCTCATATCCCTGGTCTGTCACAAAAAGATTTTTCCCTGCTGCATCCAGATGCCCCTGCCGGAACATCCCGTCCTCAATCATTTTACGGACGTCCTTCTGCACAGCGCCTTCGCCCTTTCTCACTTCCGCTGCCAGCTCTTTTATGCTGATACATGTGCGCGTACCAAGTGCGCGGATGTAATTTTTAAAGCGGCGGATTCTCCCAAGCATGGATGTTCCTTTCCACAGTCCCGCCACACTCAGCAGCAGAAACGGAAGCTGCACCGCCAGCGCAACGTTCACATTTACGTCCAGTGTCACCGATACGATCCACGGAATCAGCATTCCGATTCCAAAACCAAAGCAGCCCGTTCCGCCCAGAATACTGAGCGTATAACCCGCTATTTTCGTTCCCCCGCAGCCGGAATACAGCTCGTTGTCCGGCAAATCTGCTGTCCGTTTATATACAAATATCCCCTTTTCAGCGTGTCCGGAGCTCTGCCACGGATTCTGCGCCCTCTGCCGGGCGCCTCCGGCTCTTCCCGCCATTCTGTCCGCTGCGCGGTTAATGGAATCCCCCAGACTGCTCATGCCGCGGCTGAAGCTGTCCGCCGCGCTGTTCATGCTTTTGCCGAATTCATCCGCGGCATTGTTTATTCCTCTACCAAAGCTTTCCGCCGTACTGTTCATTCCTTTTCCAAAATTTTCCGCGCCCTCATGCATTCCGCGACCAAACTCCTCCGCCGCGCCGCTCATTCCGCTTCTGAATTCTTTCGCGGCGCCGTTCATCCCGTCTTTAAAGCCCTTCGTCGCGCCGTTCATTCCCTCGGCTACGCCTTCCGCCGCACTGTTGACTGCCGAAGTCACCGCTTTTTGTATCGTCTGGCTCAGTTTACTGTAATCACCGGAGTCGATTGCCTGCTGCACCATATCGCTGATATTATTTCCGATATCCGACCAGTCCTGGTTCCCCATACCTGTTTTCTCCTTCATATATTCCCAGCAGCCCGGTCCGCGCCGGATTCCTTCGCGGGCATAAAGCCCCTGTCATCCGGACGACCGCTGCTGCATAAATTCTTATATGTTCCCATCATACCGCAAAAATGAAAGCTTGTACATAAGAAAACTTCATTAAATTTTTTAATACCCCTTGCAATCTCTCTTTTTGCGTGTTATCATCTCTTTGTCACATGACATAGTTTTTAAAACTACATATAATAGTATTATATAAAAGGAGGTATTTTTATGACCAGTCAGACATCACGCACACATCATCTGAAGGACCCCGGCAGCGCAATTACGCATTTTATCGGTATGCTGATGGCAATTTTTGCGGCAACCCCGCTGCTTATCCGCGCCTGCAGCCATCGGGAGCCTGTTTATGTAATCTCTATGGCAATTTTTATCGTAAGCATGATTCTGCTTTACGCCGCCAGCACCATCTATCACTCCTTTGATATTTCAGAGCGCGCAAACCGCGTTCTGCGCAAAATCGACCATATGATGATTTTCGTGCTGATCGCAGGAAGCTACACGCCGGTATGCCTGCTTGTGCTTAAGGGAAAAACGGGCACGATGCTCTGCGCGCTTGTCTGGGCGATCGCCCTGGCAGGCATTCTGATCAAGGCGTTCTGGATCACCTGCCCGAAATGGTTTTCTTCCGTGCTATATATCGGAATGGGATGGCTGTGCGTACTCACCTTCACGCAGCTTATCAATTCCCTCTCCCCGGCAGCATTTGGCTGGCTGCTGGCAGGCGGCATTATTTATACAATCGGCGGTATTATTTACGCGCTGAAGCTTCCGCTG
This is a stretch of genomic DNA from Marvinbryantia formatexigens DSM 14469. It encodes these proteins:
- a CDS encoding 5-bromo-4-chloroindolyl phosphate hydrolysis family protein, whose amino-acid sequence is MGNQDWSDIGNNISDMVQQAIDSGDYSKLSQTIQKAVTSAVNSAAEGVAEGMNGATKGFKDGMNGAAKEFRSGMSGAAEEFGRGMHEGAENFGKGMNSTAESFGRGINNAADEFGKSMNSAADSFSRGMSSLGDSINRAADRMAGRAGGARQRAQNPWQSSGHAEKGIFVYKRTADLPDNELYSGCGGTKIAGYTLSILGGTGCFGFGIGMLIPWIVSVTLDVNVNVALAVQLPFLLLSVAGLWKGTSMLGRIRRFKNYIRALGTRTCISIKELAAEVRKGEGAVQKDVRKMIEDGMFRQGHLDAAGKNLFVTDQGYEAYLDTQRRMEQRRAESIAQEKAREAYRDNEALPEEVKKMIAEGQNYISRIHEINEAIKDETVSQKLDGLETVITKIFQYVEQHPESAPETKKLMKYYLPTTIRLLESYQKLNDQPVQGPNIFKSKKEIEDTLDTLNQAFARLFDNLYQDMSMDIKSDISVLNTLLAQEGLTGERL
- the trhA gene encoding PAQR family membrane homeostasis protein TrhA; this translates as MTSQTSRTHHLKDPGSAITHFIGMLMAIFAATPLLIRACSHREPVYVISMAIFIVSMILLYAASTIYHSFDISERANRVLRKIDHMMIFVLIAGSYTPVCLLVLKGKTGTMLCALVWAIALAGILIKAFWITCPKWFSSVLYIGMGWLCVLTFTQLINSLSPAAFGWLLAGGIIYTIGGIIYALKLPLFNARHKNFGSHEIFHLFVMGGSACHFIVMYFFLAAPAL